The following are from one region of the Methylophilus sp. DW102 genome:
- a CDS encoding DoxX family membrane protein yields MCRFQTAAARILLGLVFFGVVILKLMAILNTPDGYLQYQMMLGQFGLPAVFAPLLIFIQFVFGLLLIVGYKTQLSARVLGVLAVFMALVLGQASLDAFFAYLGIAGGMWLLSIYPQTACSLDNRKK; encoded by the coding sequence ATGTGTCGTTTTCAAACCGCAGCGGCCAGAATTTTACTGGGGCTGGTGTTTTTTGGGGTGGTGATTTTAAAGCTGATGGCCATTTTAAATACGCCTGATGGTTATCTGCAATACCAAATGATGTTAGGGCAATTTGGCCTGCCAGCCGTCTTTGCACCACTGCTGATTTTCATTCAGTTTGTGTTTGGCCTGTTGCTGATCGTGGGGTACAAAACCCAACTCTCTGCGCGCGTTTTAGGCGTGTTGGCGGTATTTATGGCACTGGTGCTGGGCCAGGCTTCGCTGGACGCGTTTTTTGCCTACCTGGGCATCGCCGGTGGCATGTGGTTGTTGAGTATTTATCCGCAAACTGCTTGCAGTCTGGATAACCGCAAAAAATAA
- a CDS encoding LysM domain-containing protein has product MTKIVQIITSLALACSSLLLQAEEIPLRPQHPDRHVVVKGDTLWDISAKFLKNPWQWPQIWQLNRSSIKNPHWIYPGDIIVLDTSSGQPVLKLVRESVTLEPGMIVTPIKGDAIPAIQPNIIQPFLTKPMLIAPEALKSAPRIVAAQEEREILSPGTRIYVQGLPDAPRNAWAIYREGEAIKNPENGELLGTEAHYLGEAKLLRSGQPATLTVTQAKEEIAVKDKLIAMEDSLSPPYLPHAPEGQIEGQIARVSEGINETGYGRVVVLNRGEAQGLERGHVLSVLRKGASMVDPESADPKHPVMIQLPDEPVGLVMVFKTFPKLSYALVMQASQPIHVEDVVRTP; this is encoded by the coding sequence ATGACGAAAATTGTTCAAATTATAACCTCGCTTGCGCTGGCTTGTAGCAGCTTATTGTTACAGGCAGAAGAAATTCCGTTGCGGCCGCAGCACCCCGACCGGCATGTCGTCGTCAAAGGCGATACCTTGTGGGATATTTCGGCCAAGTTTCTGAAAAATCCATGGCAATGGCCACAGATTTGGCAATTAAACCGGTCTAGCATTAAAAATCCGCACTGGATTTATCCGGGGGATATCATCGTGCTCGACACCAGCAGCGGGCAACCCGTACTCAAACTGGTGCGCGAATCTGTCACCCTGGAGCCTGGCATGATCGTCACGCCAATCAAAGGCGATGCCATCCCCGCCATACAACCCAACATCATCCAGCCGTTTTTGACCAAGCCCATGCTGATTGCGCCAGAGGCGCTCAAGTCAGCACCCAGAATTGTGGCGGCGCAGGAAGAACGTGAGATTCTGAGCCCAGGCACACGCATTTATGTGCAGGGCCTGCCAGACGCTCCACGCAACGCCTGGGCAATCTACCGCGAGGGGGAGGCGATCAAAAACCCTGAAAATGGTGAGCTGCTGGGCACAGAAGCGCATTATCTGGGGGAGGCCAAACTGCTGCGCTCAGGCCAGCCTGCCACCTTGACCGTAACCCAGGCCAAAGAGGAAATTGCGGTTAAAGACAAACTGATTGCGATGGAAGACTCCCTTAGCCCGCCTTATCTGCCACATGCGCCCGAAGGCCAGATTGAAGGCCAGATTGCACGCGTGAGCGAAGGCATCAACGAGACTGGCTATGGCCGTGTGGTGGTGCTCAATCGCGGCGAAGCGCAAGGCCTGGAGCGCGGTCACGTGCTTTCGGTGCTGCGCAAAGGCGCCAGCATGGTAGACCCCGAATCAGCAGACCCTAAACATCCGGTCATGATCCAGTTGCCGGATGAGCCTGTCGGCTTGGTGATGGTCTTCAAAACCTTTCCCAAACTGTCATACGCGCTCGTCATGCAGGCCTCGCAACCTATCCATGTGGAAGACGTGGTGCGTACCCCCTGA
- the htpX gene encoding zinc metalloprotease HtpX: MLGNWTKTFVLMAAITALFVAVGGALGGQGGMLLALLLAGGMNFYAYWFSDQAVLKMYGAVEINAENNFGNGQFRNYYNMVKELAERAQLPMPRVFVINESQPNAFATGRNPENAAVAATTGIMQILSERELRGVMAHELAHVKHRDTLISTISATVAGAISSIAQFGLMFGGHREGEDRPNPIIGILIMILAPLAASLIQMAISRSREYEADRMGAEISRDPKALAAALEKIHNYAHQIPNMTAEQHPETGQMMIINPLSGADLAGLFSTHPQTEERIRRLLALANQY, translated from the coding sequence ATGTTAGGTAACTGGACCAAAACCTTTGTGTTGATGGCCGCGATTACTGCCCTGTTTGTTGCGGTGGGCGGCGCGCTGGGTGGCCAGGGCGGCATGTTGCTGGCGCTGTTACTGGCAGGCGGCATGAACTTCTATGCCTACTGGTTTAGCGACCAGGCGGTGCTGAAAATGTATGGCGCAGTTGAGATCAATGCTGAAAATAATTTTGGTAATGGGCAGTTCCGCAACTATTACAACATGGTCAAAGAGCTGGCCGAGCGGGCCCAACTACCCATGCCGCGTGTGTTCGTGATCAATGAAAGCCAGCCGAATGCGTTTGCTACCGGCCGCAACCCCGAGAACGCTGCCGTGGCAGCTACTACCGGCATCATGCAGATTTTGAGTGAGCGCGAATTGCGCGGTGTGATGGCACATGAGCTGGCGCACGTGAAACACCGCGATACCTTGATCTCTACTATTTCCGCCACCGTGGCCGGGGCCATTTCATCGATTGCGCAATTTGGTCTGATGTTTGGCGGGCATCGGGAGGGCGAAGACCGACCCAATCCCATTATTGGTATTTTGATTATGATTCTGGCACCGTTGGCCGCTTCGCTGATCCAGATGGCGATTTCACGGTCGCGCGAATATGAAGCAGACCGCATGGGGGCTGAGATCAGCCGCGACCCGAAAGCCTTGGCAGCCGCGCTGGAGAAAATCCACAATTATGCGCACCAGATTCCCAATATGACTGCCGAGCAACACCCGGAAACCGGGCAGATGATGATTATCAACCCCTTATCAGGCGCAGACCTGGCGGGGTTGTTCAGCACCCACCCGCAGACCGAAGAGCGGATCCGCCGTTTGCTGGCGTTGGCTAACCAGTATTAA
- a CDS encoding response regulator — MASRNILVVDDEIGIRELLSDILRDEGHVVRLAENAQIARDERLKQRPDLVLLDIWMPDCDGISLLKEWANAGLLTMPVIMMSGHGTIDTAVEATRLGAFDFLEKPIALQKLLKTVGAAIKHTEHLAHTEINLSSFGKSAVIQELKQRLEQLARHKNTLFLIGKKGGSVPLCAKFLRPQNTPWVALTEYEKLVTAPMEILEQAREGVVFVDEVTRLGKTEQKGLHLLINKSEKYGVRVICASEHGLPQLIEKAMLEQALLQTLAGSAVKVPCLDEHKEDIPDLVNAMATLMVEASKIDYKAFDVAALNALRNADWPGDLDELESVVQNLLMTSLGESITQTDVQRVLANFQGQRGESSEQHMPLNLDQPLREARDDFERFYFQYHMRLVKNNMSRLSEISGLERTHLYRKLKQLGIKIKG; from the coding sequence ATGGCTTCACGTAATATTTTGGTCGTCGATGATGAAATCGGCATCAGGGAGTTATTAAGCGATATCTTGCGGGATGAGGGGCACGTCGTGCGCCTGGCAGAAAATGCACAAATTGCCAGGGACGAGCGGCTCAAGCAGCGACCGGATCTGGTGTTGCTTGACATCTGGATGCCCGATTGCGATGGCATCAGCCTGCTTAAAGAATGGGCCAATGCCGGCTTGCTGACCATGCCGGTGATCATGATGTCAGGGCATGGCACCATAGATACCGCGGTCGAGGCCACTCGACTCGGAGCGTTCGACTTCCTCGAAAAACCGATTGCCTTGCAAAAGCTGCTCAAAACCGTAGGCGCAGCGATCAAACATACCGAGCATCTGGCGCATACCGAAATTAACCTGTCCAGCTTTGGCAAAAGTGCCGTCATTCAGGAGCTCAAGCAGCGCTTGGAGCAGCTGGCGCGCCATAAAAACACCTTGTTCCTGATTGGTAAAAAAGGTGGCAGCGTGCCATTGTGCGCCAAGTTTTTGCGTCCGCAGAATACGCCGTGGGTGGCCTTGACCGAGTATGAGAAGCTGGTCACCGCACCGATGGAAATTCTCGAGCAGGCCCGTGAAGGCGTGGTGTTTGTCGATGAAGTCACCAGACTGGGCAAGACCGAACAAAAAGGCCTGCACCTGCTCATCAATAAATCCGAAAAATACGGGGTACGCGTGATTTGCGCCAGTGAGCATGGCTTGCCGCAACTGATTGAAAAAGCCATGCTGGAGCAGGCCTTGCTGCAAACGCTGGCCGGGTCAGCGGTGAAGGTGCCTTGCCTGGATGAGCACAAAGAGGATATTCCCGATCTGGTCAATGCGATGGCGACCCTGATGGTTGAAGCCAGCAAGATTGACTACAAGGCGTTTGATGTGGCGGCGCTGAATGCGCTGCGCAATGCTGACTGGCCAGGTGATTTGGACGAGCTGGAGTCCGTGGTACAGAACCTGCTCATGACGAGTTTGGGTGAAAGCATTACCCAGACCGATGTGCAGCGTGTTCTGGCCAATTTTCAAGGACAGCGCGGCGAGTCGTCCGAGCAGCATATGCCGCTTAATCTGGATCAGCCCTTGCGTGAAGCGCGCGATGACTTTGAGCGTTTTTACTTCCAGTACCACATGCGGCTGGTCAAAAATAATATGAGCCGGTTGTCAGAAATTTCGGGGCTGGAGCGGACACACCTCTATCGCAAGCTCAAACAGCTGGGGATCAAAATCAAGGGATAA
- a CDS encoding DUF4390 domain-containing protein yields MRFYKNIKYYSALFFLLTMTALALAANNNHAHVKSAELVLREDTWALDADLDIHFGRALEEALSKGIALTFLYECQIIKPMKYWFDDEVVTERRAVTLNYHALTKQYLLNYPQQQKGFDSLAEARRELGLIRDWRLTPHATLEKNQPYQAALKMHLDTSKLPKALQLDALGESDWELVTPTFSWWVKDTQR; encoded by the coding sequence ATGCGCTTTTACAAAAACATTAAATATTATTCGGCGCTTTTTTTTCTGCTGACCATGACAGCATTGGCACTGGCTGCCAATAACAATCATGCCCATGTCAAAAGTGCCGAGCTGGTATTGCGTGAAGATACCTGGGCGCTGGATGCGGATCTGGACATCCATTTTGGCCGCGCGCTTGAGGAAGCGTTGAGTAAGGGCATCGCCCTGACGTTTTTGTATGAATGCCAGATCATCAAACCCATGAAGTACTGGTTTGATGATGAGGTGGTGACCGAGCGTCGCGCCGTCACGCTCAACTATCACGCGCTGACCAAGCAATATCTGCTTAATTATCCGCAACAGCAAAAAGGATTCGACAGCCTGGCTGAAGCCAGGCGTGAGTTGGGCCTGATCCGCGACTGGCGCTTGACGCCGCATGCCACACTAGAAAAAAATCAGCCCTATCAGGCGGCGCTGAAAATGCATCTGGATACCAGCAAGCTGCCTAAAGCCTTGCAGCTGGATGCCCTGGGCGAAAGTGACTGGGAGCTGGTCACGCCGACGTTTAGCTGGTGGGTAAAGGACACCCAGCGTTAG
- a CDS encoding RDD family protein, translating into MKYLIKRYLAVIYEALLMLALALALTAAYVLVVGDASHGWRRLGLQMLLWLSIGAYFVRCWVVTGQTLASQTWKLKVVDAEGRLLDWRVALLRYGVATLLLLPAGLTLWWAVLDREQQFLHDRLLGTRIIRIT; encoded by the coding sequence ATGAAATATTTAATTAAACGATATCTGGCCGTGATTTATGAAGCCTTGTTGATGCTGGCCTTGGCCTTGGCACTGACCGCCGCTTATGTGCTGGTGGTGGGGGATGCCAGTCATGGCTGGCGGCGTTTAGGTTTGCAGATGCTGTTGTGGCTGTCGATAGGCGCTTACTTTGTGCGCTGTTGGGTGGTGACCGGCCAAACGCTGGCCAGCCAGACCTGGAAGCTGAAAGTGGTAGATGCCGAGGGCCGTTTGCTGGACTGGCGCGTGGCTTTGCTGCGCTATGGGGTGGCAACACTGTTGTTGCTCCCGGCTGGGCTGACATTGTGGTGGGCAGTACTGGATCGCGAGCAGCAGTTTTTGCATGACCGGCTGCTAGGCACGCGGATAATCCGCATCACATAA
- a CDS encoding GNAT family N-acetyltransferase, with protein MSVKRVELRISTLSKQDPLWADCSRIRQQVFIDEQQVPEALEWDAADDTAVHLLAHYAHDAVACARVLPGGYIGRMAVLPAWRRRGIGEAMLLQAIQICRQWELSDVRLSAQRHAIGFYEQAGFVVCSEPYLDANILHVDMQLELI; from the coding sequence ATGTCTGTAAAGCGCGTTGAGCTCCGAATCAGTACACTGAGTAAGCAAGATCCTTTATGGGCAGACTGTAGCCGGATACGGCAACAGGTCTTCATAGATGAACAACAGGTGCCCGAAGCGCTGGAGTGGGATGCTGCGGATGACACTGCAGTGCATCTGTTAGCGCATTACGCGCATGATGCCGTGGCGTGCGCCCGCGTTCTGCCCGGGGGCTATATAGGCCGCATGGCGGTATTGCCCGCATGGCGGCGGCGAGGAATTGGCGAGGCCATGCTGTTGCAGGCAATACAGATCTGTCGGCAATGGGAGCTCAGCGATGTGCGCTTGTCGGCGCAGAGGCATGCAATTGGTTTTTATGAGCAAGCCGGGTTTGTTGTTTGCAGCGAGCCGTATCTGGATGCCAATATCCTGCATGTCGATATGCAGCTTGAACTGATATAA
- the rsmB gene encoding 16S rRNA (cytosine(967)-C(5))-methyltransferase RsmB — translation MQVAQLIAASAVAEVLAGHNLTVSMPKALRRVKSATPQQQAAAQDYSYLTLRLYAEAAAYLQALTAKPVTDARVHALLLVALSQLLHGAEDDFTVVNQAVEAAGKTGLRWAKGLVNAVLRNFLRQRSTLQAQVSQSETVQFNYPQWWIDTLKQQYPQHWQSILTVGNSHPPMTLRINQRKTDVASYMQALDDAGIAAQALGGTAIQLQQPLPVHKLPHFDQGWLSVQDAGAQWAVPLLDVQAGMRVLDACSAPGGKTCHLLEASDIDLLALDVEAERLRRVHDNLQRLGLQAKVRTGDAAKADWFDGQLFDRILADVPCSASGIVRRHVDMKWLRRPQDLTVFAQMQQQILLNLWHMLAKGGKLLYVTCSIFQQENEMQIQQFLTMHADAVRLPVQFDASGLPCQQSIGGQLLPTAAHDGLFYALLQKH, via the coding sequence TTGCAAGTTGCCCAGCTCATAGCCGCATCTGCGGTGGCCGAAGTGTTGGCCGGACATAACCTGACTGTTTCCATGCCCAAGGCATTGCGCAGGGTCAAGTCGGCGACGCCGCAACAGCAGGCGGCTGCACAGGATTACAGCTACCTCACCTTGCGCTTGTATGCCGAAGCCGCGGCTTATTTGCAGGCGCTGACGGCCAAGCCAGTGACGGATGCACGTGTACATGCGCTGTTGCTGGTTGCCCTGTCGCAGCTGTTGCATGGGGCAGAAGATGATTTTACGGTGGTCAATCAGGCTGTGGAAGCTGCGGGCAAAACCGGGCTGCGCTGGGCAAAAGGGCTGGTCAATGCGGTATTGCGTAATTTTTTGCGCCAACGGTCAACCTTGCAGGCGCAAGTGAGCCAGTCGGAAACGGTGCAATTTAACTATCCGCAATGGTGGATTGATACCCTCAAACAACAATATCCTCAGCATTGGCAGTCGATTCTGACCGTAGGCAACAGCCACCCACCCATGACATTACGCATTAATCAGCGCAAAACGGATGTCGCCAGCTACATGCAGGCGCTGGATGATGCGGGGATTGCGGCGCAAGCGTTGGGCGGTACGGCGATTCAGTTGCAGCAGCCGTTGCCGGTGCACAAGCTGCCGCATTTTGATCAAGGCTGGCTCAGTGTGCAGGATGCCGGCGCACAGTGGGCGGTTCCTTTGCTGGATGTGCAAGCAGGCATGCGCGTGCTGGATGCCTGTAGCGCGCCGGGCGGTAAAACTTGTCACTTGCTTGAAGCCAGTGATATTGACTTGCTTGCCCTGGATGTGGAGGCAGAGCGCCTGCGCCGCGTCCACGACAACCTGCAGCGTCTGGGCTTGCAAGCCAAGGTCAGGACAGGCGATGCGGCAAAAGCCGACTGGTTTGATGGTCAGTTATTTGACCGCATTCTGGCTGATGTGCCCTGCAGCGCCTCAGGCATCGTGCGCAGGCATGTCGATATGAAATGGTTGCGTCGGCCACAGGATTTGACGGTATTTGCCCAGATGCAACAGCAAATATTATTGAATTTGTGGCATATGCTGGCAAAAGGCGGTAAATTGCTGTACGTCACCTGTTCGATTTTTCAACAAGAAAATGAAATGCAGATTCAACAGTTTTTAACCATGCATGCAGATGCGGTCAGGTTGCCAGTGCAGTTTGATGCCTCGGGCCTCCCTTGCCAGCAGTCAATTGGCGGGCAATTGCTGCCCACTGCCGCGCATGACGGATTGTTTTATGCGCTTTTACAAAAACATTAA
- a CDS encoding ATP-binding protein gives MRYVLILSILLAAALLYLLSLASANTAISGDYYLILLYINAGLAVLLLGVIAYQLRHLYQTTKAKQVGSKLNFRLLVSFALMALIPGMIVYLVSVNFLSRSIESWFNVKVESALDGGLNLGQRALDIMLEDVKEKAQSMAVSLSLQTARSHYGQLNDLREKAGVQDAALLTPQGAILAVSSSDPSSFLPELPSVPQLRQARSRIYGKIEPIPGKGLYMRVLIPVESLGITGEMRILQLMQPVPKALSNTAESVQEVYREYQTLSYSRQSLKDIFMLTLTMILLLSMLGALTIAFALSRRMAQPLTVLAEGTRLIASGDYSQQLPSFGKDELSVLVKSFNSMTRQLQEAKNASEQSRQHVESARAYLEAILSHLSSGVMTINEQAELRVYNLAATNILGISLVGFKNKVFTDIAAENDYLTPFTALVMQHYEDTLQFDHHERHLSSQIEIEGVHGKQMLMLRVTRLPEGAGHGLVVVFDDVTAMAQAQRDAAWAEVARRLAHEIKNPLTPIQLSAERLQLKLRDKLEEKDAEMLFKSTDTIVNQVQAMKNMVNEFSEYARTPAAQLVRLDLNALIRDVSRLYNASVVKLVLSLHEQLPEIYADATMMRQILHNLLQNAQDALVQTEQPQIVILTDYDGERIKLSVTDNGSGFPTEVMARVFEPYVTTKSHGTGLGLAIVKKMIEEQRGQIRIDNLPQGGASVTISLPVDKQQQRRRVERIV, from the coding sequence ATGCGGTATGTCCTGATTTTGTCCATTCTACTGGCGGCAGCCCTGCTGTACCTGCTGTCTCTCGCCAGTGCCAACACCGCCATCAGTGGGGATTATTACCTGATCCTGCTGTATATCAATGCTGGCCTCGCCGTGTTGTTGCTGGGGGTGATTGCCTATCAGTTACGCCATCTTTACCAGACCACCAAAGCCAAACAGGTAGGCAGCAAGCTGAATTTCAGATTGCTGGTGTCTTTTGCCCTGATGGCGTTGATTCCAGGCATGATCGTTTATCTGGTTTCCGTGAATTTTCTATCACGCTCGATTGAGTCTTGGTTTAACGTCAAAGTCGAATCCGCACTCGATGGGGGGCTGAATTTGGGGCAACGGGCGCTGGATATCATGCTGGAGGACGTCAAGGAAAAGGCGCAAAGCATGGCGGTCTCGCTATCACTGCAAACGGCCCGCTCACATTATGGACAACTGAACGATCTGCGTGAAAAAGCCGGCGTTCAGGACGCGGCATTACTGACCCCGCAAGGTGCGATTCTGGCTGTCAGCAGCTCTGACCCCAGCAGCTTTTTACCTGAGCTGCCTTCTGTGCCGCAGTTGCGCCAGGCACGTAGCCGTATCTACGGCAAAATCGAGCCTATCCCCGGCAAAGGCCTGTACATGCGTGTGCTGATTCCGGTGGAGTCCTTGGGGATCACGGGCGAGATGCGGATTCTGCAATTGATGCAACCGGTGCCCAAGGCGCTCTCGAATACTGCCGAATCGGTGCAGGAGGTCTACCGCGAGTACCAGACCTTGTCGTACAGCCGGCAGTCACTCAAAGACATTTTCATGCTGACGCTGACCATGATTTTGCTGCTGTCCATGCTGGGCGCATTGACCATCGCATTTGCACTGAGTCGGCGCATGGCGCAACCCTTGACGGTGCTGGCAGAAGGGACGCGGCTGATTGCCAGTGGCGATTATTCGCAGCAGCTGCCCTCATTTGGCAAGGATGAGCTTAGTGTGCTGGTGAAGTCGTTCAACAGCATGACGCGACAGTTGCAGGAAGCGAAAAATGCCTCCGAACAGAGCCGTCAGCATGTGGAGTCTGCACGTGCCTACCTGGAAGCTATTTTGTCGCACCTGAGCTCAGGCGTGATGACCATTAATGAACAGGCGGAGCTGCGTGTTTACAATCTGGCTGCCACCAATATTTTGGGGATTTCGCTGGTGGGCTTTAAAAACAAAGTCTTTACCGACATTGCGGCCGAAAATGATTACCTCACGCCTTTTACAGCGTTGGTGATGCAGCACTATGAAGATACGTTGCAATTTGACCACCATGAGCGGCATTTAAGCAGCCAGATCGAAATTGAAGGGGTGCATGGCAAGCAGATGCTGATGCTGCGGGTGACGCGGTTGCCGGAAGGGGCGGGGCACGGCCTGGTAGTGGTGTTTGATGATGTGACCGCCATGGCGCAAGCCCAGCGCGATGCCGCCTGGGCCGAGGTAGCCAGACGGCTGGCGCACGAAATCAAGAATCCGCTGACACCGATACAGCTGTCTGCCGAGCGCTTGCAGCTGAAGCTGCGCGACAAACTGGAAGAAAAGGATGCGGAGATGCTGTTTAAGTCTACCGATACCATCGTCAACCAGGTGCAGGCGATGAAGAATATGGTCAACGAATTTAGTGAGTATGCCAGAACGCCTGCCGCCCAACTGGTAAGGCTGGATTTGAATGCCTTGATCCGCGATGTGAGCCGCCTTTATAACGCCTCTGTGGTCAAGCTGGTACTGTCCCTGCATGAGCAGCTGCCCGAGATTTATGCCGATGCCACCATGATGCGCCAAATCCTGCATAACCTGCTGCAAAATGCCCAGGATGCATTGGTGCAAACTGAACAACCGCAAATTGTGATCTTGACCGATTATGATGGCGAGCGTATAAAATTGTCAGTGACGGATAACGGCAGTGGTTTTCCAACCGAGGTGATGGCGAGGGTGTTTGAACCTTACGTCACAACCAAGTCACACGGTACCGGGTTGGGATTAGCCATTGTCAAAAAAATGATAGAAGAGCAGCGTGGACAGATACGCATTGATAATCTGCCACAAGGGGGCGCCAGCGTCACCATCAGCTTGCCGGTCGATAAACAACAACAACGTCGGCGCGTTGAGCGCATCGTGTAA
- the def gene encoding peptide deformylase translates to MALLPILQYPDPRLHTVAKPVQVFDEALQQLVSDMAETMYDAPGIGLAATQVDQHIQLIVIDLSKEKDDLLVLINPKIIAQSGSQDYEEGCLSVPGIYESVTRAEFITVEAKDVHGNTFRLDADGLLSVCIQHEMDHLLGKVFVEYLSTLKRNRIRTRMVKHAREIERNSY, encoded by the coding sequence ATGGCACTACTTCCAATTTTGCAATATCCGGATCCACGCCTGCATACGGTGGCCAAACCGGTGCAAGTATTTGATGAGGCATTACAGCAACTGGTCAGCGATATGGCTGAGACCATGTATGATGCGCCAGGCATAGGCTTGGCTGCTACGCAGGTCGACCAGCACATCCAGTTGATCGTGATTGACTTGAGCAAGGAAAAAGACGATTTGCTGGTGCTGATCAATCCTAAAATCATTGCCCAGTCAGGTAGCCAGGATTATGAAGAGGGTTGCCTGTCAGTGCCCGGCATCTATGAAAGTGTGACGCGCGCTGAATTTATTACCGTCGAAGCGAAAGATGTGCATGGCAACACTTTCAGGTTGGATGCGGATGGTTTGCTGAGCGTCTGTATCCAGCATGAAATGGATCATTTGCTGGGCAAGGTGTTTGTGGAGTATCTCTCCACGCTCAAACGTAACCGTATCCGGACCAGAATGGTCAAGCACGCGCGCGAAATCGAGCGCAACAGTTATTAA
- the fae gene encoding formaldehyde-activating enzyme, whose translation MSKIVFKAGEATVFSEGKDVTAAMPEIVIGAVDGPVGTAFANMMAQTKGHTAMFAVRDINQMVRPATMMVPKVTLKDSLNIELFGGVVQAGVADGITDAVIEGIVPKELVNDLCIIALLWIDPGCAKEANLDKADLYKNNYEAIKLALKRALNDEPSIDELIANRHKIKHCMWEDSWDQK comes from the coding sequence ATGTCAAAAATCGTATTTAAAGCGGGTGAAGCTACCGTGTTTTCCGAAGGCAAGGACGTGACTGCCGCGATGCCAGAAATCGTGATCGGTGCCGTGGACGGCCCAGTGGGTACGGCTTTCGCGAACATGATGGCGCAAACCAAAGGCCACACAGCCATGTTTGCCGTGCGTGACATCAACCAGATGGTGCGCCCAGCGACCATGATGGTGCCAAAAGTCACCTTGAAAGACTCCTTGAATATCGAACTGTTCGGTGGTGTGGTGCAAGCCGGTGTGGCTGATGGCATTACCGATGCAGTGATCGAAGGCATTGTTCCTAAAGAGCTGGTCAATGATCTGTGCATTATTGCCTTGCTGTGGATTGATCCGGGCTGTGCCAAAGAAGCCAATCTGGACAAAGCCGATCTGTACAAAAACAACTACGAAGCGATCAAGCTGGCCTTGAAACGCGCGTTGAACGACGAGCCTAGCATTGATGAGCTGATTGCTAACCGTCACAAAATCAAGCACTGCATGTGGGAAGATAGCTGGGATCAGAAATAA
- the fmt gene encoding methionyl-tRNA formyltransferase, producing MRIIYAGTPEFAVPALQGLIDAGHDIVMVLTQPDRPAGRGMQLKASPVKQLALQHGLRVFQPESLKPAEVQSEIAAVNAEVLIVAAYGLIIPTAVLNIPTRGCYNIHGSLLPRWRGAAPIHRAILAGDTETGVTIMEVVPKLDAGNMISKWSVAITAADTTQTLHDAISREGARLMVEAMQTLQDTGCLASEVQDETLVTYAHKLEKAESAIDWTQSAQQLSRQVRAFNPFPVATAKFNDQVCKLWFAQAVAGQGEPGTVLQTHPLQVACGEGALELHELQMPGGKRQTAQQFVQGQHVQVGDRFF from the coding sequence ATGCGTATTATTTATGCCGGGACCCCGGAGTTTGCAGTACCGGCTTTGCAAGGACTCATAGACGCGGGCCATGACATTGTCATGGTGTTGACGCAACCAGACCGCCCCGCGGGCCGTGGCATGCAGTTAAAAGCGAGTCCGGTCAAACAGCTCGCCTTGCAACACGGCTTACGTGTTTTTCAGCCAGAAAGCCTTAAGCCCGCCGAGGTGCAGTCCGAGATTGCAGCGGTCAACGCCGAGGTGCTGATCGTTGCGGCCTATGGCCTGATTATTCCGACCGCGGTGCTGAACATCCCGACGCGAGGCTGTTACAACATCCATGGCTCCTTGCTGCCACGCTGGCGCGGGGCTGCGCCCATCCACCGGGCCATTCTGGCCGGGGACACCGAGACGGGTGTCACCATCATGGAGGTGGTGCCCAAGCTGGATGCCGGCAATATGATCAGTAAATGGTCGGTGGCGATTACTGCGGCAGATACCACGCAGACCTTGCATGATGCGATCAGTCGCGAAGGCGCGCGCTTGATGGTCGAGGCGATGCAGACCTTGCAAGATACCGGTTGCCTGGCCTCTGAAGTACAGGACGAGACGCTGGTGACCTATGCGCACAAGCTGGAAAAAGCCGAGTCTGCCATTGACTGGACGCAATCTGCCCAGCAACTGTCTCGTCAGGTTCGTGCATTTAATCCCTTTCCGGTGGCTACAGCCAAATTTAATGATCAAGTCTGCAAACTGTGGTTTGCTCAAGCCGTGGCGGGTCAAGGCGAGCCAGGCACTGTGTTGCAGACACATCCGCTACAGGTGGCCTGTGGCGAAGGCGCATTAGAACTGCATGAGTTGCAGATGCCGGGTGGCAAGCGCCAAACGGCACAACAGTTTGTGCAAGGTCAGCATGTGCAAGTGGGCGACCGCTTTTTCTAG